In Salarias fasciatus chromosome 13, fSalaFa1.1, whole genome shotgun sequence, the sequence ATGAGCGATTCCTCAACCTCCGCGGCGCTGGCTGAGGCGtccccgcggcggcggcggcaggctGAGCGCAGCCAGAAGTGACGCAGACCCCCGGAGGTCCCCGGAGTCCCGCGTGACCCCTGAGTCCGGGCCGGCCGACGTGACCCCTGGCCCCCCGGCTCCCCGGCTGGCCGTCGAAGGCCCGGCCGGGACGTCCGCGCTGACCTGCGTTTGAGGTAGAGTCGTCAGATGAGTCCTCGGGCTCTGCAGTCTGCTCAGTTAGCCGTGTACAGCTGGTTTTCAGAAATTCCAGGAAGCAAAaaatttccagtgaaaaatgtcgggttttttttttttttttttttcagccagtAACACTCTGACTGTAAACCTCCCTCCCCGCCTTTACTTGGAATTTAAAGCTCAGTCgtagcatttttcaaaatgatgaacCGTCAGAGAGACGCAAATAAATTTGTCCTGTTATGATTAAATTATCACTGAAgaagttggaaaaaaataaaaagttattacCCTTAGATCCTTGGTCTCCAGTGTGGCCAGGAAGGCCATGACCTTTAGCTCCTTTATCACCTTGATCTCCTTTGTCTCCtgcgaaacacacacacacacacacacacacacacacacacacacacacacacacacacacacacacacacacacacacacacacacacacacacacacacgaacaagAATGACTTTAGAAAAGCCAGAAACCCTCTACTGATGAAAGAGTGAACGTGTTGCTGAGATCACAGTTAAATAAGTGTTTAAAACACCTTGTAAATATTCTTGGATTTCATTGGTCTGCCGTTGGAAAGCAGTGCGAGTGTGACGTCATTCTCGGGCTTTAAACCATAAACTGGACTTTAGAACGGATACCTACTGAATTTATAAGTCTGTGCTGCTTTTGATTCAGCGGTTTCATTAAGTAAGTTTCATGATGGAACGTCGTGTCGTCACAGTGTGTCTTTCCAGTGCTGGAAAAAAGGTCAGGTACATTAATTCAACACACACGACACTTTTTATACTCATAGTTGACTTTTTGTGAAGGTGAAAGAATTTAGCACTCAATAAATTGCACGATTAGCTTAAAATAACACGCTCTTGTGCTTTTGAAAAGTAAATTAATGCAAACtaaagaaaatacaataaatatatTGCAATAAACGCCTCTGTTCTGAAGCATCGTTGAGATTTCTCCCCAGCTGTACCAGGTGGGACAGACCGACCCTCCAGATCCACCTGCCAACAGGCCGGGGTCCCTTTCACCTCTTTCAAACATCCTGCCTCTGATTTACAAAGCAGACGCTGGCTGCAGTATTTATTGTTGCGACCCAAGCTGAAATAACTTCTGATGACAGCCGTATGACTTTACCAGAATTAGCAGCTTGATCACAGTCGGTATGTGTTTGTCCAAACGTGTGTGAACTGctagatttgatttttttgggaCTGCTGAAGCAAGTAAACAAAGTGTTGTGTACGTCCAAAAACTTAACAGATTCTTATTTGTCAAAAAGCCACAAAGAGACGTGTCTTCACAGACCGAGCGGTCCTCcaaagtaaaagtaaataaacTGAGCGTGATGAGTAAAAAAATCTATAATGGAATATCAAACAGCTTGGACTTCACAGATGTTTTCTGGTTACATAAAGTTTTATATACAGTATGAATAACACAAGCAAGCACGTGAGCGGAGAGAACTCACCTCGTATTGATTGGCACTGTCCTTAAGCTGTTTTTCTCCATGTGGCTCTCAGTGTATAAATTGGAGACACTCCTGATTAAGAGTCTCGATTTTTCTCAGCCTGTTCCTCGCAACGTTTCGCAACGGCTCCAACGCTCCGGTTGTGCCTCTTTCTACCAGATCACGCCATCCTCACGACCgaatgcagctttttaaaacttttcaacaGGTTGTTCTAATTCTAAATCGAAGAAATTTCATATTTGTATTAATTTTATTTGACGATAGTTGGCAGCTAGTTGGAATTAAGCAAAATTAATGGACTCAATGAAGAAATCCAGCGAAATCTATGTGTCACCTTGTTAATCACACTTTGTTTATGTGGTAATAAGTTGTAGATAAATGTGAAATTTGTGTTACTTCAGTCAAAAACATAAAGTTCGAATGCAGGTTCTCAGTAAAAATGACCTTTTGTCCCAAAGCTGGATGTTCCTTAAAGAAGCATCACTGAGTTACAGATGAAGAGTTAAATAAATCTGTCAGGACTGCACTTGTCCCACCTTTTGCTCCTTTTTGGCCCGGGTCGCCAGCTTCTCCGTAGAATCCCGGTAGTCCCACTTCTCCATCAACACCGTCGTTACCAGGATCCCCCTGGCAACGGCatcaacagagaaacacacggCTGATCTTCTGAGCGTTTTGGTGTAATCCTTGAAATCAAGGTTTCATGAAAAGTCTGCTAACTAACACTCTGTTGGGAAAGCGCGTCTGTTGGCAAGAAACACCAAAGCATCGGGATCAGTGACGATTATCTAATAATAATGGAGTATTTTTGTATCGAAGGTTTATCGGCTGAAGAGTCTTGTGTGATTAGAAGTTGTGGAACATGAATCGATTCAACGCTGTGTAATAATGTGGAAAAGGCTTTTCAATCCAAGGACAGCCTCGATACTCTCCAAAAACCATTCAGCACAGACCAAGTGTCTAGTCTGTGACTCCTTATTTGTCCTCATGGAGACGTGGAAAATCGTAATGTTTTCATTCCAGGCTTTTCTGCCAAATACTTCAGCTCTTTTACTCTGGTCCAGACCCTCACAATGTGTTTGCATTTTACTCagccagagaggagagagagaaaaaaaaaaaaaaaaaaaaaaggaaaaaaaagaacaatgtaTGGAGAACGAACTGCGCTCTGCGTCTCTGCTACAGGTCTGCAGGAGGCGAGGCGTCAGCCGGAACACTCCGAAACGTCTCTCGCGATCGGTGTTTGAACTCACAGGAGGTCCGGGGGGTCCCGTCTGGCCCTGCGGGCCGGGGGCGCCCATGGGAACGTCTCCGTACAGAGGGCAGACGGCGGCACATGTTCTCTTCACGGAGTTAGCAAAGGTGGACATCTGCTCCAGGACCACCTTCTTACAGACCTCGATCACGTGTTGGGCTGGGAGCGCGGGACCCTGGGTGAGAAATCGGCATCacatccatccagctgcaggacgAGTCACATCATCGATCATTTCTACCACCGAGTTATGGATTTACAGCCACACTACAGGCCATTCCTGCAGTGAGTTCTAATGAAGAGCTGCTAAAGCCGTGGAGCAGACGAGGTGCCAGTTACAGTGGATACTCAGGAGAAGCGCTTCAAATCTCAGTTACGCAGTTTAATACATGAAGCACTCTCAAtttcagccaaaacacacacaccgaggctcAGATTTTACTCACTGGTGGGCCTGGAGGCCCCTGAAAGCCATCTGGTCCTCCTTCACCTCGAACCCCCTTAACTCCAGCAGGACCTGAGCGTCCATCTGGGCCTGCGGGGCCGCGCTTCCCCCGGCCTCCCTGAGGACCCTGCTCACCCCGGTCTCCAACCTACAGGACAAATCAACAAGGTCGGCCGGATGAAGCCAGAGTGTCGTCGCAATGCAACGAAAATTCACGTTTGCAGCTTCTCAGCCTGCCTCATAACTGTGAACTAATTAAACTCTCAACACATTAAAGTTCCGTGTGAAACGTGAACGAACGCACGCTTTCAAAGGTGAAAGTTTAAATCTGGCAGAGGAAAGCTGAGAAATGTGAAAGAGTCATTTTGGAGCGCTTGTGGGCGTCACTGCTCTTATCGCATCCCCAGATGCTGCAGATATGCCTGGAATGTTATTTGATTCATACATTTTTCAGACTATTCACTTTGCAAAAAGGGAGAACGTGACAAGTGAAGGATTTTCTATCTAGGAGTGGCAGAAATCTTCAAGTGCATGGAAACATCACACCTGCTCTGTACCAATATCAGAACAACATGGTATATTTGAGAAGAACATTGGTTAAAGGATCTGATAATTAGTAGAATGTTATAATTATCACAGCTAATGATCACAATAAAGAGCACATTTTCTGTCATGATTGAAGCGTCTGAATCGTCCGTCTGAGTCGGCTCACCCGTCCTTTTGGGCCCTTCACGCCTTTTTCTCCCtgtaaagcaaaaaacaaactaattataagaaaaacaaatgaagccgACGTGATGCGAAGACgagaaaataaaatactgaagGCAATACCTGTGCACCTTTACCTCCTTTGATCCCCTGGATTCCTGTGCCACCCTGTACAGCAAACAAACATCGAATCCAATATGAAATATTCACCTTTGGTTTTCTGGTGATTCACAGCGTTTGGCCCATGGATTAAAACTTAGACGTTGGTCTATGTTTGCTTCTACTCTGATTATTAGGATTTCAAGattgtgcttttgtgtgtgtatttgataaagttttgtttttaactgagcCAATTGCTCTGTGATCGCCCTCTTCTACGGAGTTCAGTGTGTCCAAAGTCTACCTGATGATTCAGTGACTTATAGGAAGATCTGTGCTTTTcagcatcattttcattttccaatTTGTATTAAATGAATGTAAATAGATTTTGCTTTTTACAGCTAAAGCACTTTACATTGCCAGTCCCATTTACACGCCAGTGGAGGCCGCCATGCAAAACACTCAGTCCATACACCTTCATCTACTTATCCATATAGTCACACACTTTACATCGTCTTGAATTATCAGCCTCTCTTTAAAAGAAGTTGGATCATAAAGCAGAACAGCGATGGCTTTCTGCTCTCAATCTGGAGTCCctctttctgttctttttcttttttcttcaaatcaaaTTTGTTTGCTCGAGTGTGCGCCacggaaaaaaataaacagcgtAAAAGCGGTTACTGAAAGAAAATGTGTCTCTTCCATTTGCTCGGGACACTCtgcaaacatggagaacaagTCCTGAGGGGGAGTTCAGCAgcggctgtgacctgctgtCCAGATGGAGGGAATCAGCCCCGAGGGCCTTCCTCTCATCTATATCACTGAACTGCTTTCTTCTGTCGACTCTCGTCACATTTAGGGCTTTAATTGGATAATATCATTTATCTGATTTGCCATTGGACCTAAATACAAGCTTGCTTTTCCAAACCAGCGAAGGGTTTTGGTTTGGATCAAATGTGGAATTCTGTGTGGCTTATGGATCCTGTAAACACTTCCTGCACGGCCGCAGCAGAACAgtcatttctcctcttctttcacaTCTCTAATGGGTAACGGATGTATTACCTTGGACCCTGCTTTCCCAGGCACACCAACATGTCCCTGTAAAGAAACGACACATTGTAATAGCTTGAAGTACACTCCTTTATGTAGGAGTCAAGGAAATTCATCTGGAGCGCTCACAGTCGGTCCAGGTGGGCCGATAAATCCAGGTCGTCCTGGCTTCCCGGCAGAACCCTTGTAACCTCTTGGGCCCTTGAAgataaaacatttattaacCAAACTTGACGGACTGCTTCATTCTTTGCTTTCCTTTAATATGGCAAACTACTTTGCGAACAGAATGTATTGCTCGCTCGTCTTCAGCGACTGAAATGTGACTTACAGTTTGGCCTTGGGGACCCATTTCTCCTGCAGGCCCCAGGGGGCCTTTTTCCCCCTGTAGAAGACACACATGGTCACGAGCTAAtttgtcaaacaaaaaaagctttatttttatttacaaaacatGTTGAGCGAGGTACCTTCAGACCGCTGCGTCCCAGTTTCCCAGTGAGGCCCTGCGGCCCTTGATAAGCCTGCGAGGAGCAGACGACAGTCGCCGCATAAAAACCCAGGAGCTCCGCCTCTAAAGAGCCGACATGTAGGTATTATCGTGTTACCTCTATTCCTGGATCACCGTCTCTGCCAGGCAAACCCGGATCTCCAATGATTCCCTGAAGAAATCCAAACGGTAGAATCAAACAGGCCTCTATGGAGTGAAGGTAAAACCGACGGTTTGAGCGTCTCACCTTGAGTCCGATGACTCCGTCTCGTCCCACTGGCCCTGGAATACCCTGGTTTCAACAGGTTTATACAGACATTATGGtcagtaaaagaaaagaaaagaaaaaaagaccataTCATTGTGTTTACTTACCGGCTTCCCCTTctcccctgcagctcctctctctcctggaTCTCCAACAATTCCCTGTCAAATCATCATTTTTAGCCCCATAAACGACTGATCTGCTACATATTTCATCCTGTAAGCGGCACGGTCAACCGGTGAGTCTTCCGGCATGCAGCGCGGAGTACGTTTATCGCAGATATAGTTCAGGCCTTTGTGTGGAAGCCAGCTCCAGCCACACGGACTAATGTTGTTTATGGAGACGCCATATAAGTCAAAATCCTTGGTTCTGCGCCCCTTCGAGTGTTTTGCCACATTAGAGATGATTTAATGGTTCTTTAGGCTCACATGAGGGGATTTTAAATGTAGTGAACACAGAATCTGGAGGATCACTGTGGGTTATGAAAGAGGGAATCCCAAAGCGACCCACCTGCTTTCCTCTGCTCCCAGGCCGCCCTGTTTTACCGATACCGCCTTTTTCACCCTGAAAAGGAAAGATCGGTGGCTTTCTGTTAAATATaatgagaaaagaaagcaaaaaagcTCAAAGAAACCATAAGTACCTTCACTCCCTGATACCCAGGGATCCCGTCAAAGCCTCTGTCCCCCTTGCTGCCCTAACAAGAGGCCAAAAGGTGAGAAATACAGTAAGCACATGATCATCAGCAAAAGTTATTACCTACTTCCTGAAAGCTTAACTTACAACTTCTCCGGGTTTCCCTGTCTCTCCGATGTCTC encodes:
- the LOC115399277 gene encoding collagen alpha-1(IX) chain, producing MCTLKGFDLLEEFRVPEVKGVRRVDGSQPEAVAYRVNPSIHLQRTMSDVYPDGLPTDYSIIATFKVTEDAAEASWSLWQVSDPEGREQVGLRFHGDTRSLDFFYAGPRGSQMLRSFHGVEKLFDGEWHKLALSVKGSRVKLLIDCEEVRVESIDEPRPVIRQGYTAIVKRAAGQRRVSVDLQQVEVSCDPEKAYSEGCCELASVCGGYAEIGLTAGRASCKCMHGQPGVQGPPGPKGHRGLPGKDGDQGRQGNWGIRGNTGDYGNIGEAGTKGEEGIKGEKGMRGLWGQVGDRGPKGLKGLKGASGFKGVRGPPGDIGETGKPGEVGSKGDRGFDGIPGYQGVKGEKGGIGKTGRPGSRGKQGIVGDPGERGAAGEKGKPGIPGPVGRDGVIGLKGIIGDPGLPGRDGDPGIEAYQGPQGLTGKLGRSGLKGEKGPLGPAGEMGPQGQTGPRGYKGSAGKPGRPGFIGPPGPTGHVGVPGKAGSKGGTGIQGIKGGKGAQGEKGVKGPKGRVGDRGEQGPQGGRGKRGPAGPDGRSGPAGVKGVRGEGGPDGFQGPPGPPGPALPAQHVIEVCKKVVLEQMSTFANSVKRTCAAVCPLYGDVPMGAPGPQGQTGPPGPPGDPGNDGVDGEVGLPGFYGEAGDPGQKGAKGDKGDQGDKGAKGHGLPGHTGDQGSKGQRGRPGRAFDGQPGSRGARGHVGRPGLRGHAGLRGPPGVCVTSGCAQPAAAAAGTPQPAPRRLRNRS